Proteins from a single region of Gasterosteus aculeatus chromosome Y, fGasAcu3.hap1.1, whole genome shotgun sequence:
- the LOC120812798 gene encoding vesicle transport protein GOT1B-like isoform X1 — protein MISLTDSQKIGMGLTGFGVFFLFFGMVLFFDEALLAIGNILFVCGLSFVIGLERTFRFFFQRHKVKATSFFLGGVLVVLIGWPIVGVVLEIYGFFLLFRGFFPVAVGFIRRVPLLGSLLSLPWISGLVDKMELEAGLPF, from the exons ATGATTTCACTCACGGATTCACAAA AAATTGGCATGGGGCTGACCGGGTTcggtgtgtttttcctcttctttgggATGGTGCTGTTTTTTGATGAAGCTCTCCTCGCCATTGGAAAT ATCCTGTTTGTTTGCGGCCTTTCCTTCGTCATCGGCCTCGAGCGAACGTTCAGATTCTTCTTCCAGAGACACAAAGTGAAGGCCACCAGCTTCTTCCTGGGAGGAGTGCTGGTGGTTCTCATCGGATGGCCGATCGTTGGAGTCGTTCTGGAGATTTACGGTTTCTTCCTCTTATTCAG GGGATTCTTCCCAGTGGCGGTGGGCTTCATCAGACGAGTACCTCTGCTCGGGTCTTTGCTCAGTTTGCCATGGATCAGTGGA CTAGTGGATAAAATGG AGCTGGAAGCGGGTCTCCCATTTTGA
- the LOC120812798 gene encoding vesicle transport protein GOT1B-like isoform X2, with protein MISLTDSQKIGMGLTGFGVFFLFFGMVLFFDEALLAIGNILFVCGLSFVIGLERTFRFFFQRHKVKATSFFLGGVLVVLIGWPIVGVVLEIYGFFLLFRGFFPVAVGFIRRVPLLGSLLSLPWISGLVDKMGESNNMV; from the exons ATGATTTCACTCACGGATTCACAAA AAATTGGCATGGGGCTGACCGGGTTcggtgtgtttttcctcttctttgggATGGTGCTGTTTTTTGATGAAGCTCTCCTCGCCATTGGAAAT ATCCTGTTTGTTTGCGGCCTTTCCTTCGTCATCGGCCTCGAGCGAACGTTCAGATTCTTCTTCCAGAGACACAAAGTGAAGGCCACCAGCTTCTTCCTGGGAGGAGTGCTGGTGGTTCTCATCGGATGGCCGATCGTTGGAGTCGTTCTGGAGATTTACGGTTTCTTCCTCTTATTCAG GGGATTCTTCCCAGTGGCGGTGGGCTTCATCAGACGAGTACCTCTGCTCGGGTCTTTGCTCAGTTTGCCATGGATCAGTGGA CTAGTGGATAAAATGGGTGAGAGCAACAACATGGTATAA
- the LOC120812840 gene encoding UDP-xylose and UDP-N-acetylglucosamine transporter-like: MGPGAAVALVFVGCCSNVVSLELLVRSVTTIVKARALKQSSDYALNFNIAMPFHMIFRSGSLIANMILGLIILKKRYSASKYLSIALVSAGIFNCTIMSAKQVVSPLQQWSPTTGPRAVCPEEHSFCCSSAFLSLIFSIMYFQNPFTGWHWVGTGVVFLGTLLYTEVWGSVRAALRGPHVKEKKAD; this comes from the exons ATGGGCCCCGGTGCTGCTGTGGCGCTGGTGTTTGTCGGCTGCTGCAGCAATGTGGTGTCTCTCGAGCTGCTTGTGAGGTCAGTGACA acaatCGTAAAGGCGAGGGCCCTAAAACAAAGTAGCGACTACGCTCTCAACTTCAACATCGCCATGCCGTTTCACATGATCTTCAGATCA GGATCGCTAATCGCAAACATGATCCTGGGATTAATCATCCTGAAGAAAAG GTATTCAGCAAGTAAATATCTGTCGATAGCTTTAGTTTCAGCAGGTATCTTCAACTGCACCATCATGTCTGCCAAACAAGTGGTGAGTCCTCtacagcagtggtccccaaccaccggtccgcgggccgtttg TCCAGA AGAACACAGCTTTTGCTGTTCCTCAGCCTTCCTCAgcctcatcttctccatcatgTACTTCCAGAACCCGTTCACCGGGTGGCACTGGGTGGGCACGGGGGTGGTGTTCTTGGGCACCCTGCTGTACACGGAGGTGTGGGGCAGCGTGCGGGCGGCTCTCCGTGGACCCCATGTCAAGGAGAAGAAGGCGGATTAA
- the LOC144390902 gene encoding uncharacterized protein LOC144390902, protein MSSVQSKGETGDNHETNILPLLCKFMSERYPGSLNQIQKWVELGFPSKGSLSENQLEQLELQLRGKEKNDAAQHAGLSRRKQKKNVVCKADWEAFKMWKYESERRERQRLVAFNSLKTQDPTKSSETCTPSNPKTLYSCFYEFLRRLVDTDLDSPPPLTAPPAPAFMSPQSPRQEAAQTTFPRLDNSPPGGKPDSTSNTSQMTFSPTVTRSQAQQRRVLLREGKKTLFDPAASFPVEGAQGPMLVLRPWSDTDVTKAMSHVCSPKDNLAKWETDFQQFVRKYHPSMSELRRLMCRLLTHDYHKVQSVFNTTRMAARLKDPDCEHGTDMDIRSAVDALIVLVKEQFPLRLNLPTVTSMTQGPQETCSSFLGRLTTAFDTHSGLKRPDPMGAQPLMPYEVHLKEHFISRMRPELKRMVKRSCVTWKTCALADILQHAEHAEDELHKKKDKLKGLEKAQYAIFTCLQCQQLPKANVEEEEVMEELVAEADQIGLTGVMIQACVTIVDNRDIGEQSVLST, encoded by the coding sequence ATGAgtagtgttcagagtaaaggggagacgggtgataaccatgagactaatatcctgccactattgtgtaaatttatgtcagagcgttatcctggcagtttgaatcaaatacaaaaatgggttGAATTGGGGTTTCCTTCAAAGGGGAGTTTGAGTGAGAATCAATTGGAGCAGTTGGAATTGCAactgagggggaaggagaagaacgatgcagctcagcatgcaggcctgtcgagaagaaagcagaaaaagaatgtggtatgtaaggcagattgggaagctttcaagatgtggaagtatgagtcggagagaagggagagacagaggttggtagcatttaattcattaaagacccaagatcctacaaaaagttctgaaacgtgtaccccttctaacccaaaaacactttattcttgtttttatgagttcctgaggagattggtggacacggatctggactccccccctcccctcactgctcctccagctcccgccTTCATGAGCCCGCAGTCTCCAcggcaggaagcagcacaaacaacctttcctcggcttgacaacagcccaccaggagggaagccagattcaacctccaacaccagccagatgaccttttcacctactgtgacccgctcgcaggctcaacaaagaCGGGTCTTGCTCAGAGAAGGGAAAAAGACGTTGTTcgatcctgcagcttcttttccagtggagggggCGCAAGGGCCGATGCTGGTTCTCAGACCCTGGTCAGATACCGATGTGACCAAGGCAATGAGCCACGTCTGCAGTCCCAAGGACAATCTTGCAAAGTGGGAGACTGATTTTcagcaatttgtcagaaaatacCATCCTAGCATGTCAGAGCTGCGGCGTCTGATGTGCAGACTTCTGACACATGACTATCACAAGGTTCAGAGTGTGTTCAACACCACAAGAATGGCTGCTCGCCTTAAAGATCCTGATTGTGAGCACGGCACAGATATGGACATTAGAAGTGCTGtagatgctctcattgtgttggtaaaagaacaatttcctctgagactgaacctccccaccgtcacctctatgacacaagggccacaagaaacatgcagctcattCCTGGGACGCCTGACGACAGCTTTTGACACCCACAGTGGCCTTAAGCGACCTGATCCAATGGGGGCACAGCCCCTAATGCCGTATGAAGtccatctgaaagaacattttataagcagaatgagacctgaacttaaacggatggtgaaaagatcatgtgtaacctggaaaacgtgtgctcttgcagacatccttcagcacgctgaacacgctgaagatgagttacacaagaaaaaggacaaactaaaaggtttggaaaaggcTCAGTATGCAATTTTTACGTGCTTGCAGTGCCAACAATTGCCCAAGGCcaacgtggaagaggaagaggttatggAAGAGCTCGTGGCAGAGGCAGATCAGATCGGACTTACGGGAGTTATGATCCAAGCGTGTGTTACAATTGTGGACAACAGGGACATTGGCGAGCAGAGTGTCCTgagcacatga
- the LOC144390901 gene encoding uncharacterized protein LOC144390901 produces the protein MSSVQSKGETGDNHETNILPLLCKFMSERYPGSLNQIQKWVELGFPSKGSLSENQLEQLELQLRGKEKNDAAQHAGLSRRKQKKNVVCKADWEAFKMWKYESERRERQRLVAFNSLKTQDPTKSSETCTPSNPKTLYSCFYEFLRRLVDTDLDSPPPLTAPPAPAFMSPQSPRQEAAQTTFPRLDNSPPGGKPDSTSNTSQMTFSPTVTRSQAQQRRVLLREGKKTLFDPAASFPVEGAQGPMLVLRPWSDTDVTKAMSHVCSPKDNLAKWETDFQQFVRKYHPSMSELRRLMCRLLTHDYHKVQSVFNTTRMAARLKDPDCEHGTDMDIRSAVDALIVLVKEQFPLRLNLPTVTSMTQGPQETCSSFLGRLTTAFDTHSGLKRPDPMGAQPLMPYEVHLKEHFISRMRPELKRMVKRSCVTWKTCALADILQHAEHAEDELHKKKDKLKGLEKAQYAIFTCLQCQQLPKANVEEEEVMEELVAEADQIGLTGVMIQACVTIVDNRDIGEQSVLST, from the coding sequence ATGAgtagtgttcagagtaaaggggagacgggtgataaccatgagactaatatcctgccactattgtgtaaatttatgtcagagcgttatcctggcagtttgaatcaaatacaaaaatgggttGAATTGGGGTTTCCTTCAAAGGGGAGTTTGAGTGAGAATCAATTGGAGCAGTTGGAATTGCAactgagggggaaggagaagaacgatgcagctcagcatgcaggcctgtcgagaagaaagcagaaaaagaatgtggtatgtaaggcagattgggaagctttcaagatgtggaagtatgagtcggagagaagggagagacagaggttggtagcatttaattcattaaagacccaagatcctacaaaaagttctgaaacgtgtaccccttctaacccaaaaacactttattcttgtttttatgagttcctgaggagattggtggacacggatctggactccccccctcccctcactgctcctccagctcccgccTTCATGAGCCCGCAGTCTCCAcggcaggaagcagcacaaacaacctttcctcggcttgacaacagcccaccaggagggaagccagattcaacctccaacaccagccagatgaccttttcacctactgtgacccgctcgcaggctcaacaaagaCGGGTCTTGCTCAGAGAAGGGAAAAAGACGTTGTTcgatcctgcagcttcttttccagtggagggggCGCAAGGGCCGATGCTGGTTCTCAGACCCTGGTCAGATACCGATGTGACCAAGGCAATGAGCCACGTCTGCAGTCCCAAGGACAATCTTGCTAAGTGGGAGACTGATTTTcagcaatttgtcagaaaatacCATCCTAGCATGTCAGAGCTGCGGCGTCTGATGTGCAGACTTCTGACACATGACTATCACAAGGTTCAGAGTGTGTTCAACACCACAAGAATGGCTGCTCGCCTTAAAGATCCTGATTGTGAGCACGGCACAGATATGGACATTAGAAGTGCTGtagatgctctcattgtgttggtaaaagaacaatttcctctgagactgaacctccccaccgtcacctctatgacacaagggccacaagaaacatgcagctcattCCTGGGACGCCTGACGACAGCTTTTGACACCCACAGTGGCCTTAAGCGACCTGATCCAATGGGGGCACAGCCCCTAATGCCGTATGAAGtccatctgaaagaacattttataagcagaatgagacctgaacttaaacggatggtgaaaagatcatgtgtaacctggaaaacgtgtgctcttgcagacatccttcagcacgctgaacacgctgaagatgagttacacaagaaaaaggacaaactaaaaggtttggaaaaggcTCAGTATGCAATTTTTACGTGCTTGCAGTGCCAACAATTGCCCAAGGCcaacgtggaagaggaagaggttatggAAGAGCTCGTGGCAGAGGCAGATCAGATCGGACTTACGGGAGTTATGATCCAAGCGTGTGTTACAATTGTGGACAACAGGGACATTGGCGAGCAGAGTGTCCTgagcacatga